The nucleotide sequence TTTGCCGTGCTGGGCCGCGCCGACGACGTGCTCAACGTGGCCGGTCACCGGATTGGCACGGCAGATGTGGAGAGCGCGCTGGTCTCGCATCCTGCGGTGGCCGAGGCCGCCGTGATTGGCGTGCCCGACCCCATCAAGGGTGAAAACATCAAGGCCTTTGTGGTACTTCGGGTGGGACGTGAAAAAGCCGAGGCGCTCAAAAACGAAATCGTACAGCATGTGCGCCTCGAGCTAGGCCCCATCGCCACCCCGAGTGAGCTGGTCTTCCTGGACAAGCTCCCCAAGACTCGCAGCGGGAAAATCCTCCGGCGCTTGCTCAAAGCCCAGGAAATGGGGCGCGACCCCGGCGATTTGAGTACTCTGGAAGAATAAACTACTTTCATAAGCCGATCTTATGACTTCATCAAAAAGCCCTCCCGCTCTCGCCAAACTTCAGATCACTTCATTTAGAAAATCTGCCAAATTCGGATGAAACATGGGCCAAATGCCAAGCGCAGTAGGCGATTCGCAAAGCTGCATGTGCGGCTCCAGAGCGTATTCCCATTTGGCTTTTTCACCTAATGGTGGATTGCGAACCTGCTCATGCTACAAATAAATGCGCCGTTTTTCGCAGATATCCAAAATCTGCAAATAACTTGCCAGGACACAATCTCGATGTTAGATTCATGGCGCAAGTCTGAAATGCGCTTAAGCGACCACCCTAACGGCACTGGTGGCCGGACTTGTGTTACATGGAGGAAGAGGTATGGACAAAGCGAAGGCCGAGGCGTACTGGAGGGCCAACATCAGCCTGATCCGTAACCTGCTCATCGTATGGGCAGTGGTTTCATACGGCTTCGGGATTGTGTTGGTTCAGTTTCTGAACAATATAAAACTTGGCGCCCTCCCACTGGGCTTCTGGTTTGCCCATCAGGGGGCCATCATCATCTTCGTCATCCTGATCTTTATCTACGCGGCGCAGATGAACAAGATTGACCAGCAGTTCGACGTGCACGAATAGGAGGCGATGGCATGAGCGTTGAACTTTGGACCTGGATCGTAGTTCTCCTCACTTTTGGGCTCTATATCGGCATCGGCATCTGGGCCCGGGTACGCGAAACCGAGGGTTTTTATGTGGCAGGGCGGGGCGTTCCCCCTGTTGCCAACGGCATGGCCACCGCCGCCGACTGGATGAGCGCTGCGAGCTTCATCTCGATGGCCGGACTCATCTCTACCCTGGGCTACGACGGCGCCATCTACCTGATGGGCTGGACCGGCGGCTACGTGCTGCTGGCCTTGCTGTTGGCCCCCTATCTGCGTAAGTTTGGCAAGTTCACCGTGCCGGACTTCGTGGGCGACCGGTATTACTCGCAAACTGCGCGGATCGTAGCCGTAGTGGCAGCTGTGTTTGTCTCCTTCGTCTATGTGATTCCCCAGCTGGTGGGGGTCGGAACGGTTTTTGCTCGCTATTTGCAGGTTCCCAACACCACCGGGCTGTGGATCGGCGTCGCCGTAACGGCGCTTTTTGCGGTCATTGGCGGTATGAAGGGCATTACCTGGACGCAAGCCGCTCAGTACACGGTGCTGATTATCGCCTACCTGATCCCCGCTTTCGCTATTGCCAGCATCCTCACCGGGAACCCCATCCCCCAGCTTGCCCTTACCTTCAGCGACATTACCGAGCGGCTCAACAAAATCCAGGTTGACCTGGGTTTCACCCAGTACACCCAGCCCTTCCAGAGCTTCGACATGCTGAACATCCTGCTCATCACGGCCTGCTTGATGTTTGGCACGGCAGGGCTGCCGCATGTGATTATCCGCTTTTACACCGTACCTACAGTGAAAGATGCGCGGGCCTCGGCTGGCTGGGCACTGCTGTTCATCGCCTTGCTGTATACCACCGCGCCAGCGGTTTCGGTCTTTGCCCGTTACAACCTGATTCAAACCCTCAACGGTAAAAGTATCGAGGAGGTTCGCCAGATTGACTGGGTAGCCAAGTGGGAGAAGACCAAACTGTTGCAATTTGTGGACAAAGACGGCGATGGCAAAATTGCCGTTGCTCCAGGCCGTGCTTTCAACCTGATCCCGGGCACAAACCGGCCTGACTTCAACAGCCCCAACGAGAAGAGCAAAAACGAGGTCTTCATCAACAACGACATCATTGTGCTGTCCACCCCGGAAGTGGCCAAACTTGCGCCCATCATTATTGCCCTGGTGGCGGCAGGAGGTTTGGCGGCTGCGCTCTCGACCGCGTCAGGGCTCCTGATCGTGATCTCCTCAGCGCTCTCCCACGACCTGTACTACCGCATCATCAACCCCAGGGCATCCGAGGCTCAGCGCTTGCTGATTGCTCGTATTGGTATTCTGCTGGCGGTGTTAATAGCAGGGTACTTTGGGCAGAATCCACCGGGATTCATCGCTCAGCTAGTGGCTTTTGCTTTCGGGCTGGCAGCTAGTAGCTTCTTTCCAGCCATCCTGCTGGGGGTGTTCGATAAACGCACCACTCGAGAAGGAGCCATCGCTGGGATGATTGTAGGGTTGGTATTCACCGCAACATACATCATTGGAACCAGCTATTTCGGCATGCCCCGCTGGTTCTTTAATGTAAGCCCCGAGGGCATTGGCACGGTGGGCATGGTTCTGAACTTTGTGATCACCTACTTTGTCTCTCGCATGACCCCCGAACCTCCCAAAGATGTGCAGGAGCTGGTGGAGTCGGTACGGATTCCACGCGGCGCCAAGGACGCGCACTACCACTAGAAGAGCCCTGGGGGTGGGCTTCACGCCCACCCCCTTTATTTGGGTAATATCGCTATATGGCTACCAGCAAGAACGCAGAGACCCATAAACCAAGCAATGTGTTTGTGCCGCCAAACCTCACGCCACGCTTTCTGAGGCTGATGGTGGGGATTTCAGGTTTTTTATTTTTGTTTTATGTGGTCGGCCACTACCTGACCGGCTGGCCCTTCCCCACGCCCTTTGACCTCTTGCGGATTGCCTCGGCAGTGCTGCTGGGCGGCTTGCTAGGGCTGATTTTTTCCCGATTCTGGCCACTCCCCCCCAAACCCGGCCTCGAGCGCATTTTTAGAATCTTCTTTTTGTTGCTGCCGGCTTTGCTGTTTGGCTACACTTTACAGGTGTTTTCCGGAGCCAACCAGGCCTTGAGCATCATTCTGCCCCTTTCGGCCTGGCTTGGTTCCGGTCTGATTGTTCGTCTGCCGGAAGAGGGGCAAAACTCCCCGGCAAAATCGGCAAAATAAGGCTGTGAATCCAGTTGAATTTGTACGAGAACACGCGCCTTTCCACCTCTTGCCGGACAAAGCCCTGCCTCTGGTGGAACGCGGTCTGGAGATTACCTTTTTCCCTCGGGGCAGCAAAGTTCTCGAGCGCAGCGGCCCCAAGAGCCAGCACCTGTATCTGATCCGCAAAGGGGGGGCACGCCTCGAGCGCGAGGGTCAACCCGTCTTGCATCTGGAAGAAGGGGAGGTTTTTGGCTACCCGTCGCTCTTATCGCAGGATGCCCCTGCCTTTGACGTGGTAGCCGAGGAAGACCTGCTGGTGTATCGCTGGCCCAGGGAAGTTTTTCAGAAGCTGCTGGAATACCCGGCCTTTGCGGAGTTTTTTACCAGGGGACTGGCTGAACGCCTGCGGCTCTCCACACGGGTCGAAGGGCTGGGCATGGTCAACGTGGATCTGGCCCTGCCGGTCGGGGAGCTGATCACCCGGCCCCCGGTATTTGTGCCCCGCTCCTTTACCATTGGTGAAGCGGCCCAGGTCATGCGAAGCCACCAGATCAGCTCGGTGCTGGTCGAGGGCGAACCCACCGGCATCCTGACCGACCGCGACCTGCGTAACCGGGTACTGGCTGCAGGCAAGGGGCCCGAAACCCCGCTCGAGGAGGTCATGAGCGCCCCGGTCAAGACCCTGCCCGCGAGCACCCCGCTCTTTGAAGCCCTTTCGTTTATGGTACGTCAGGGGATTCATCACCTGCCCCTGGAGCAAGACGGGCAGATTATCGGGCTGATTACCGACACCGTCTTCATGCGCCAGCAAACCAAAAGCCCCCTTTATCTGCTGAGGCGGCTCGAGCGCACCCGTAACCCAGGCGACCTGGTGGGTTATGGCAAAGAACTGACCGGCGTGGCCGAATCGCTGCTCCTGGGGGGGCTGGGCGCCAGCGAGATTGGGCGTAGCGTGAGCTCGCTCAACGACCAGCTCATCCGCACCCTGCTCAGGCTAGCCGAGGAGCGGCTCGGCCCGCCCCCCACCGCATACGCCTGGATTGTCTTTGGTTCCGAGGGGCGCATGGAGCAGGCCCTCCTGACCGACCAGGACAACGCCCTGGTCTACCTTGAAAACTCCGCTGAGGCAGCAGCCTATTTTGAGCAGCTCGCGGCCTTTGTGGTCGAGGGGCTGATTCAAGCCGGTTTTCCCCCTTGTCCTGGGGGCTACATGGCCACCCAGTGGCGCAAGCCGCTATCCGAGTGGGAGCAGCTCTTCAGGCGCTGGCTGGAGACCCCCAAGCCCCAGGAGCTGCTGGAAGCGCAGATCTTTTTCGATTTCCGCCCTGTGCATGGCGATCTCTCCCTGGAACCGCTCGAGCGCATCGTGGCCCAGGGGGCCGACCAGGGCATCTTCCTGGCCCAGCTTGCCAGGGCCTCGCTCCAATTCCGCCCACCCATCGGGTTTTTTCGCCAGATCAAGGAGGAAGACGGCGGGGTAGACATCAAGAAGGGCGGCATCGCCCCCATCGTGAGCCTGGCCCGGGTCTACGCCCTGGAAGCCCACAGCCAGGCCAAGGGTACGGTCGAGCGCTTACAGGCCGCCGCCCGCGAGAACAAACTCAGCCCAGAAGGCGCCGAGACTTTGGTGGAGGCCTTCAGCTTCCTCATGCGGCTGCGACTGCGCGAGCAGCTAAGGGCTTTGCGTCAGGGCATGTCCCCCAGCAACAAGGTGCCCTTAGAAAGCCTATCGCCCCTCGAGCGCCGCCACCTCAAAGAAGCCTTCTTGCAGGTGCGCGAGATGCAGGAAGCCATGAGCCACCGCTTCCAAACCGACCGGCTGGGTTGAGCGCTCGAGCGCAGCATAAACAAGCTGCCCCCTACACCTCTATGAAGCTGTGGCCTTTCCCCAAAAGCCCTGCCTGGAACGAAGTGACTTACTGGGCCCTGGATTTAGAGACGAGTGGTCTGAGCACCTCCGACCAGATTCTTTCGGTGGGCATGGTGCCCATTCGCCACGGCATCATCGAGTTTGGCGCACACTATTACAGCCTGGTGCGTCCGGTAAGGCCGGATGCGCTGTCTGCCGAAGGTATCAGAGCCCATCACATCCTGCCCGGGGAGCTGGACAGCGCGCCAGGGTTAGAAGAGGTGCTCGAGGAAATCAAAACCCGCATCGGCCACAATGTCCTGCTGCTGCACTATAGCTCGGTGGATTTGAGTTTTTTGCAGCGATACTTCCGCGCCACCGGCAAACCCTGGGTCAGGCCGGTGGTAGTGGATACGGTGGTCTTGCTGGCCCGGCTGGGCGAGCAGCGGCGAAGGCTCGAGCCGCACGCAAAACCCTTTCCCACCGGGCTGGCAGCAGCCAGAACCGCGTTTGGCCTGCCAGGACATCTGGAACACCACGCGCTTTGGGATGCCCTGGCCACGGCGGAGCTTTTTCTGGTGCTCCGCCAGCAGCTTCAAGCACGAACGTTACGGCAGCTGATTTGATAGAGCGCTCTTTACGCATTTTGAGCCATCCAGCTTCAAGAAAGCTTTCTCCCGGACAGAACAGTGGCCACCCAACCAGGCGGCAGGTCTATTAGGAGCGCGATAAATACCCAGCCATAAATGTTGTGGGGCACCTGTACCACTTGAGTACCAAAGTTTTGTGGCATAAAATACACCTGAGCAGCCCTAAGCTCACAAGGAGGCGCTATGAAAGGTCGCTGGTTTAGTCTCTTGATCACCCTGTTATTGGCAATGGGGTGGTCTTTTGCTCAGACCCCGGTACGGGGCGGAACCCTGCAAATAGGGGCCGATGCCTCTCCCTCGGGGCTTGATCCCCACGTGGCAACCGCTTTTGCTTCGTTCATCGTGACCGGCCAGATCTACGAAGGTCTGACCGAAATTGACGAACGACTGCGGCCACGCCCCGCCCTGGCCGAGTCCTGGACGGTAAGCCAGGACGGTCTGACCTACACCTTTAAGATTCGCTCAGGGGTCACCTTCCACGACGGTAAACCCCTCACGGCTGGGGACATCGCCTTCTCCATCAACCGCGTGCGCGACCCCAAGACCGGCTCCCCCATCGCCAGCCGCATCAACCTGATCAAGGACGTGCGGGCGACCTCCCCCACCCAACTGGTAGTGGAGCTTTCCCAGCCATTTGCCCCAATGCTTATCGAGTTGGCCAGTATCGCGGTGATGTCCGAAGACTACGTGAAAGCGGGCAACGACATGCAGCGCAGGCCCATGGGTACGGGGCCCTTTGCCTTTAAGGAATGGGTGCCCGATACTTACATCCTGCTCGAGCGTCACCCCCGTTACTGGCGGCAGGGGCGGCCCTACCTGGATGCCCTGCGCTACAACATTGTTCCTGACGCGGCCACCCGCCAGGTCGGGCTGGCCAGTGGCACTTACCAGTTCCTGCCCAACATTGACCCCTCGCTGGCCGTGACCCTGCGCAATACCCCCAATGTCAAACTCATTACCACCCAGGATCTGGCCTACACCCTGATCGGCATGAATGTTTCACGCAAACCCTTCGATAACCCCAGGGTGCGCGAGGCCCTCAATTACGCCCTCAACCGCCAGCAGATTGTCCAGGCGGTCTACTTTGGCAATGGCACCCCTGCCGGGCCCCTGGGCCTGCGCTCCTGGGCCTCGCCAACAAGCGCTTTCCCCTGCTACAACACCAACCCTGCGCGGGC is from Meiothermus sp. CFH 77666 and encodes:
- a CDS encoding DUF4212 domain-containing protein, with amino-acid sequence MDKAKAEAYWRANISLIRNLLIVWAVVSYGFGIVLVQFLNNIKLGALPLGFWFAHQGAIIIFVILIFIYAAQMNKIDQQFDVHE
- a CDS encoding sodium:solute symporter family protein codes for the protein MSVELWTWIVVLLTFGLYIGIGIWARVRETEGFYVAGRGVPPVANGMATAADWMSAASFISMAGLISTLGYDGAIYLMGWTGGYVLLALLLAPYLRKFGKFTVPDFVGDRYYSQTARIVAVVAAVFVSFVYVIPQLVGVGTVFARYLQVPNTTGLWIGVAVTALFAVIGGMKGITWTQAAQYTVLIIAYLIPAFAIASILTGNPIPQLALTFSDITERLNKIQVDLGFTQYTQPFQSFDMLNILLITACLMFGTAGLPHVIIRFYTVPTVKDARASAGWALLFIALLYTTAPAVSVFARYNLIQTLNGKSIEEVRQIDWVAKWEKTKLLQFVDKDGDGKIAVAPGRAFNLIPGTNRPDFNSPNEKSKNEVFINNDIIVLSTPEVAKLAPIIIALVAAGGLAAALSTASGLLIVISSALSHDLYYRIINPRASEAQRLLIARIGILLAVLIAGYFGQNPPGFIAQLVAFAFGLAASSFFPAILLGVFDKRTTREGAIAGMIVGLVFTATYIIGTSYFGMPRWFFNVSPEGIGTVGMVLNFVITYFVSRMTPEPPKDVQELVESVRIPRGAKDAHYH
- a CDS encoding putative nucleotidyltransferase substrate binding domain-containing protein, encoding MNPVEFVREHAPFHLLPDKALPLVERGLEITFFPRGSKVLERSGPKSQHLYLIRKGGARLEREGQPVLHLEEGEVFGYPSLLSQDAPAFDVVAEEDLLVYRWPREVFQKLLEYPAFAEFFTRGLAERLRLSTRVEGLGMVNVDLALPVGELITRPPVFVPRSFTIGEAAQVMRSHQISSVLVEGEPTGILTDRDLRNRVLAAGKGPETPLEEVMSAPVKTLPASTPLFEALSFMVRQGIHHLPLEQDGQIIGLITDTVFMRQQTKSPLYLLRRLERTRNPGDLVGYGKELTGVAESLLLGGLGASEIGRSVSSLNDQLIRTLLRLAEERLGPPPTAYAWIVFGSEGRMEQALLTDQDNALVYLENSAEAAAYFEQLAAFVVEGLIQAGFPPCPGGYMATQWRKPLSEWEQLFRRWLETPKPQELLEAQIFFDFRPVHGDLSLEPLERIVAQGADQGIFLAQLARASLQFRPPIGFFRQIKEEDGGVDIKKGGIAPIVSLARVYALEAHSQAKGTVERLQAAARENKLSPEGAETLVEAFSFLMRLRLREQLRALRQGMSPSNKVPLESLSPLERRHLKEAFLQVREMQEAMSHRFQTDRLG
- a CDS encoding 3'-5' exonuclease, whose protein sequence is MKLWPFPKSPAWNEVTYWALDLETSGLSTSDQILSVGMVPIRHGIIEFGAHYYSLVRPVRPDALSAEGIRAHHILPGELDSAPGLEEVLEEIKTRIGHNVLLLHYSSVDLSFLQRYFRATGKPWVRPVVVDTVVLLARLGEQRRRLEPHAKPFPTGLAAARTAFGLPGHLEHHALWDALATAELFLVLRQQLQARTLRQLI
- a CDS encoding ABC transporter substrate-binding protein, with the protein product MKGRWFSLLITLLLAMGWSFAQTPVRGGTLQIGADASPSGLDPHVATAFASFIVTGQIYEGLTEIDERLRPRPALAESWTVSQDGLTYTFKIRSGVTFHDGKPLTAGDIAFSINRVRDPKTGSPIASRINLIKDVRATSPTQLVVELSQPFAPMLIELASIAVMSEDYVKAGNDMQRRPMGTGPFAFKEWVPDTYILLERHPRYWRQGRPYLDALRYNIVPDAATRQVGLASGTYQFLPNIDPSLAVTLRNTPNVKLITTQDLAYTLIGMNVSRKPFDNPRVREALNYALNRQQIVQAVYFGNGTPAGPLGLRSWASPTSAFPCYNTNPARARELLAQAGYPNGVDFGMIVIGSNKTVVDAAQVVQQQLAQAGFRAKVEVLEQGKFIQEWRNSNFDTFASINGGNADPDGYLFRTFSTGGSTNVFKFSNPTVDRLLNQGRTTVNEEARRPIYARLQVELACQGPIAHLVYGTLFSAARENVQGFKPIPTRSLIYLRDTWLAR